One window of the Nasonia vitripennis strain AsymCx chromosome 3 unlocalized genomic scaffold, Nvit_psr_1.1 chr3_random0014, whole genome shotgun sequence genome contains the following:
- the LOC116417004 gene encoding uncharacterized protein LOC116417004: MQLARLYGTSVRKAALKYSVPPTSIHRAVKNPEQSNLKAGPAPILSTEVENEIVNWILYRAEKGYPITKTELLDSVQSYIRNLGDEIPKTPFTNDRPGRHWFEKFRLRHPEITIRTPQHLTMTRACVTEEDLRGWFSDIGVYLKNKGVDKLHPSRVFNCDETNVQLIPKSEKVLAKKGASSAYKIVDGGEKESLTALFMYSADGTKAPPMIMYKYADSMPANILKNCPAGWGIGNSDNGWMTTETFFEYIANVFYPWLQKSEVEFPIIIYLDGHSSHVTIPLVKFCREKEIDVIALFPNATHIMQPLDIAFFHPFKEMWRAAIAKYEAEKDISRLKKEHFPAVLEQALHSFVNEKPTIINGFKAAGLVSFDPEAVEYNVLHKKKSKKKKAESEKSVEHVNTDSEVEDMKKHLLTLEKNLPDVVLQNFKETETIGVENQDTANNSLFQYWLEVKKAVGGKRMINHSLYYLIDHSAAN, from the coding sequence ATGCAGTTGGCACGTCTGTATGGCACGTCTGTGCGAAAAGCTGCACTTAAATATAGCGTACCACCAACATCTATCCACAGAGCTGTGAAGAACCCGGAGCAATCAAATTTAAAGGCTGGCCCTGCTCCCATTTTGTCAACAGAAGTAGAGAATGAGATTGTAAACTGGATTTTGTATCGAGCTGAGAAAGGATATCCAATCACCAAAACTGAATTGCTGGACAGCGTGCAAAGTTATATACGCAATCTTGGAGATGAAATCCCTAAGACTCCGTTCACTAATGACAGACCTGGCCGCCACTGGTTTGAAAAGTTTCGACTTCGACATCCTGAAATAACCATCAGGACTCCACAGCATCTTACTATGACACGTGCTTGTGTGACTGAAGAAGATTTGAGAGGATGGTTTTCGGACATTGGAGTGTACTTGAAGAATAAAGGCGTGGATAAATTGCATCCCTCAAGAGTATTCAACTGCGATGAGACTAATGTGCAACTTATTCCCAAATCAGAGAAGGTGTTAGCCAAGAAAGGTGCCAGCTCAGCCTACAAGATTGTGGATGGGGGCGAAAAAGAAAGCCTAACAGCACTTTTTATGTACAGCGCTGATGGAACAAAAGCTCCGCCCATGATTATGTACAAGTACGCAGATAGTATGCCAGCCAATATTCTAAAAAATTGTCCAGCTGGTTGGGGTATCGGCAATTCTGATAATGGTTGGATGACTACAGAGACGTTCTTTGAATACATAGCCAATGTTTTTTATCCTTGGCTACAAAAAAGTGAGGTGGAATTtccaattattatttatttggatGGCCATTCCTCTCATGTCACTATACCATTAGTCAAATTTtgtcgagagaaagaaatagaTGTAATTGCTCTCTTCCCCAATGCGACACACATTATGCAACCTCTGGACATTGCTTTCTTTCACCCATTCAAAGAAATGTGGCGAGCAGCTATTGCAAAATATGAAGCTGAAAAAGACATTTCAAGATTAAAGAAGGAGCATTTTCCAGCTGTACTTGAACAAGCGTTGCATTCATTTGTCAACGAAAAGCCAACCATTATAAATGGCTTTAAAGCTGCTGGTTTGGTGTCCTTCGACCCTGAAGCAGTCGAATACAATGTTCTtcataagaaaaaaagtaaaaagaagaaagctGAATCAGAGAAATCAGTCGAGCATGTTAATACAGATTCTGAAGTTGAAGATATGAAAAAGCATCTACTGACCCTCGAGAAGAATCTACCGGATGTTGTGCTCCAGAACTTCAAAGAAACAGAGACCATCGGTGTAGAGAATCAAGATACAGCGAATAACAGTTTGTTTCAGTATTGGCTCGAAGTAAAGAAAGCTGTTGGTGGTAAACGCATGATCAATCATTCATTGTATTACTTAATTGATCATTCGGCTGCTaactaa